One region of Micromonospora lupini genomic DNA includes:
- a CDS encoding acyltransferase, whose amino-acid sequence MRVGVERPGTLLGPLAGALDRLLCTATRARRAVRGLALAGRFAARGDNFTFDPDGVYTCETIEVGNNVDLGWRPVLMAARSRIRIGDNVMFGPEVTIRGGNHRIDQVGVPMIAVDKAPGDDTQDRGVTIGDDVWVGTRAVILHGVTIGRGAVIGAGAVVTRSVPPYTVAAGNPARVIRLRWPVETIQDHERQLYPAHRRLSATELAVLADLPTPGPTPAPVTKSLTTGVQAR is encoded by the coding sequence ATGCGCGTCGGCGTCGAGCGACCCGGAACGCTGCTCGGTCCCTTGGCCGGGGCCCTCGACCGTCTCCTGTGTACGGCGACCCGGGCCCGTCGGGCGGTCCGGGGCCTCGCCCTGGCCGGTCGGTTCGCGGCCCGAGGGGACAACTTCACATTCGACCCCGACGGGGTCTACACCTGCGAGACGATCGAGGTCGGGAACAACGTGGATCTCGGTTGGCGGCCGGTCCTGATGGCGGCCCGATCCAGGATCCGGATCGGCGACAACGTCATGTTCGGCCCCGAGGTGACCATCCGGGGCGGCAACCACCGCATCGACCAGGTCGGCGTGCCGATGATCGCGGTCGACAAGGCGCCCGGCGACGACACCCAGGACCGGGGTGTGACGATCGGCGACGACGTCTGGGTGGGCACCCGGGCGGTGATCCTGCACGGCGTGACAATCGGCCGGGGGGCGGTGATCGGCGCGGGCGCTGTCGTCACGCGCTCGGTGCCGCCGTACACGGTGGCCGCCGGCAACCCGGCCCGGGTGATCCGCCTGCGCTGGCCGGTGGAGACCATCCAGGACCACGAGCGGCAGCTCTATCCGGCGCACCGCCGACTGTCCGCCACCGAGCTGGCCGTTCTGGCCGACCTGCCGACGCCCGGACCGACCCCGGCGCCGGTGACGAAGTCGCTGACCACAGGCGTCCAGGCCCGGTAG